The Oncorhynchus gorbuscha isolate QuinsamMale2020 ecotype Even-year linkage group LG06, OgorEven_v1.0, whole genome shotgun sequence sequence TAAAGAAAATTATAATTTGTTTGAGATTGAAGTCAGTCAGGAAGAGAacatggagaaagagaaagatgatACTCATGTGGCTGGTGTCAGTAAAGAACCGAAGATGGAAAATGAGCAAGAGAAAGAAGATACTAGTGATTTCGAAGACGTCAAAGATGAGAAAGATAGAGATGAATGTTATGAAGCTGAACCCATCAAAGGAGAGGAAAGCGAGGAAGATAGAGATGAACGTTATGAAGCTGAACCAATCAGAGAGGAAAGTGAGGAAGATAGAGATGAACGTTATGAAGCTGAACCAATCAGAGAGGAAAGCGAGAAAGATAGAGATGAACGTTATGAAGCTGAACCAATCAGAGAGGAAAGCGAGGAAGATAGAGATGAACGTTATGAAGCTGAACCAATCAGAGAGGAAAGCGAGAAAGATAGAGATGAACGTTATGAAGCTGAACCCATCAAAGGAGAGGAAAGCGAGGAAGATAGAGATGAACGTTATGAAGCTGAACCAATCAGAGAGGAAAGCGAGGAAGATAGAGATGAACGTTATGAAGCTGAACCAatcagagaggaaagagaggaagatagagatgAACGTTATGAAGCTGAACCCatcaaaggagaggaaagagcaaAAGAAAATGAAACAGCTGACAAAGTCAAAGATGAGAAGAGCAAGGAAGAGACAGAAAAATATGATTCTCATGAGATTGAACCTgcgaaagaggaggaagaggagatgcaAGAGAAAGATCTACGAGAGGCCTTACAGCGCACCACACAGACAAGAACGGTAGAGAAACTAGAGGTGACGTCTGCGACAAAGCTTGAGTCTACATTTCAGGTTCAGTACtcagatggagatgaggaggaggaagaggaagatgaatcCATTTGTATGACTGGTGCAGGCTCAAGACCTTTATCAGTGGAACCTAGACAATCAGAGCACGACATCATGTCTCAACATCTACACTCAACTCAGCCATCAGAGAATGTGCTTAGTGACCAAACGAAGGACCGCCACTCTGAACAGACCACTGGGCTTGTGTCCTCATTACCGAAACGGGAGGCCTCTCCTGATAAAGACATCAAAGAGCAGCATAAAGAAGGACAACATAGACTCTCCCCTGAACTAGAAAAGGACACCAGGACAACTGAGACCACATCAGGACCCCATCTCAGCCAAGAGCCCACCATTGGTTTCCCTACCATGAAAGAGGATCCAGTCTCTGCTATCTCTACCACTAAAAAAGAACCAGTCTCAGACTCCATCACTACAGATAGCCAGGCTATAAGTTCAACACTATCAAGCACCGATAGCCAGGCTATAAGTTCAACACTATCAAGCGCTGACAGCCAAGCTGTAAGTTCCACTCTCTCAAGCACCGAGAGCCAGGCTGTAAGTTCCACTCTCTCAAGCACCGAGAGCCAGGCTGTAAGTTCCACTCTCTCAAGCACCGAGAGCCAGGCTGTAAGTTCCACTCTCTCAAGCACCGATAGCCAGGCTGTAAGTTCCACTCTCTCGAGCACCGATAGCCAGGCTGTAAGTTCCACTCTCTCGAGCACCGATAGCCAGGCTGTAAGTTCCACTCTCTCGAGCACCGATAGCCAGGCTGTAAGTTCCACTCTCTCGAGCACCGATAGCCAGGCTGTAAGTTCCACTCTCTCGAGCACCGATAGCCAGGCTGTAAGTTCCACTCTCTCGAGCACCGATAGCCAGGCTGTAAGTTCCACTCTCTCGAGCACCGAGAGCCAGGCTGTAAGTTCCACTCTCTCGAGCACCGATAGCCAGGCTGTAAGTTCCACTCTCTCGAGCACCGATAGCCAGGCTGTAAGTTCCACTCTCTCGAGCACCGATAGCCAGGCTGTAAGTTCCACTCTCTCGAGCACCGATAGCCAGGCTGTAAGTTCCACTCTCTCGAGCACCGAGAGCCAGGCTGTAAGTTCCACTCTCTCGAGCACCGAGAGCCAGGCTGTAAGTTCCACTCTCTCGAGCACCGAGAGCCAGGCTGTAAGTTCCACTCTCTCGAGCACCGAGAGCCAGGCTGTAAGTTCCACTCTCTCGAGCACCGATAGCCAGGCTGTAAGTTCCACTCTCTCGAGCACCAACAGCCAGGCTGTAAGTTCCACTCTCTCGAGCACCGATAGCCAGGATGGTGTGGAGGAATCCCCCCAGCATGAAACACTGCTGCCTTCTATTACAACAAGCAAAGAAGCATCTAATACGGATGAAAAGGCGAAGCATGTTTCtcaaaaaggagaggagaaaccaggCAAGGAAGCTGAGAGGGAATTGGAAACCGAGCGGGAAGTTGCTTCCCCGGGACACACAAAACCTTGTTCATATTTTCTCTTGGATAAAGATTCTGCAAAGTTTCCGGAGGAAGTGGGCCAAATTGATGCTACAAAAGCAGACAGTGCCTCTGAAAATGTGGAAGGTTTTGACAAAATGAGAACAGAGAAGGAGGCGATCGGTGTGGGCTTGCAAGAAGAAAATCAGGGCTTTGGCATGTCTAAGTATGAACCCTATGAAAAGCCCATTTCGAAAGAAGAGGCATCAGACAATAAAGAAGACAGTGAGGTTTCTAGAGAGTTTGATCAGTCAGCACATATTGGCGTTGATGATAACAGGAGAACTAGGCAGGCAGACGCTGGTGCAGCTGAATTCGACTCAGAGGACGAGGAAAAAGAGGAACCGCTGTCATTCAGTAGCGTTGATTACACTCCCCCACATttcacagagagcgagagaagcccCAGTTGTAGCCCAAGTGCCTTCCCTGAACACAATGACAAAGAGAAAGGTCAAGAAGAAGAGAGTGATAGGAAGGAGGGACATGCTACACCACACGTGGAAAACAGCTTTGCATATTCAGAGACTCAAGACAACAAAACCACCCCAGCAGAGCCATGCTCATTACCTTTCAATCTCAAAGAAGATAAACCTGAAAAAGTTGAGAAAGATGAAATGAAGGACGACGCCTGGTCGGCCCCTCAAACATCGACAGGAGAGACGGACAAGACTGGAGCATCTCCTAGTATAGAGGAGTATCTGCCAGTCCAGTCATGCAGAAAGGAAACAGCCTCTCTGTCATGGGGCCAATCCAACCTTGGTGCCCAAGCCTCAGCTACTGCCATGCTTTTTGAAGACATCCCTGAGAAGCAGACAACAGAGAAGGAAAAAGATGAGCCAGTGAAAGACAAGTTGGATTCATCTGATAGTGAGCGAGGAGACTCTCCCTCTGGTCGCTACTCACCAGCGGAGAAAGACATGTTACCCCGTCAAGTTTCGCCTAAGGAAAAGGAAAATCAGGCTACTGATGCCCCCCTGGCCGCGTACTCAGGACATCTCATAGACGATAATGTTCTTGCATCTGAGTACACTCAAATTGGCAGCTCTATCACCAGTAAATCTACAATGGGCTATTCTGAGAGAGAAGACACCCCGGACAGTGTGTATAAGAGGCTACTGGTGGTGGGAGaggattatgatgatgatgatgatgatgatgtcgatgatgaagatgatgaagatGAGGACGGTGAAGATgcggaggaagaagaagaagaagccagTGATCTAGATGTGGAGAAGGGTGCAAGAGAGCAGTCTGAAAAAGACATCTGTAAAACGACATCGGATGATACCACACCTTCGAAACTTCTTGTTACAGAAGAAGAGGACAAGAAGGCCCTCTCACCCGAACCAAACCTCCTCAAAAAGGAGGAACCTACCCATTCAATGACCACAATCTTCCCTCCACTGGTAGATACTGCAGATTCCCTTTTGAAGAATGTAGTTGGGGCCTCGCCACTCCAGTCTGGCAGTTCCACTGCAATAGAACCAACAGGATCTGGAGGATATCCTTCTGAATCCTCAGAGTTTTCTGAGGACAGCCAGCTGGGGTTAAAGGAGGAGAGGTTTGACAGTCCTGACCTATCTCTACCCACCAAGTCTAGTGAAGATAAACATTACAATCAGGGAGACAATGAAGCTGAGAGGCAGAGAAGCCCAGATACCGCTAGTCGAAAACCAGAGGAAGCTCCTTCGTCTTACCTCCCATCTGCCTCAGCTTCTCTATCAACAAGCCACCAGTTTCGAGAGGAGGTAGAGAGTCCCGTTACAGTGTCTAGTGCCCCCTACAGGACGGATTCTGAGGTTGCTTCCTTTGAGTATTCTTCATTCAAAGATGAAGACTCTTCAGTCAAGCACTCAATCCTCTCAACCTCAAGGGTAATACTAAAAGAGGAGTACCTAGAAGCCTCTGAAAAGCTTACCTcaacaactacaactacattCAGTCTGACACAAGTCTCTCCAGTCTTACCTACTCCAGCCATAGACACTATTCAACAAGACACATCATCAAGCCATAAAATGGACAAGGGTCAGACCTCTGATACCTTTCATAAACTTGAGGGCATTGTTGAAACCAAAACCATGTCTGCTGGGGCTTCAGAACCATTAAGTTCCCAGCTGTCCAAACCCGCTGAAACCATATCCACTTCAAGGGCTCTCTTTGATGTTTCCCCATTGCAAAGAGCTGACTCTCCTGACAGAGAGTCCCAGGGCTCATTGGACAGCAAAGAGTCCTACACTCTTCCATGCCGCATTGAATGCCAGAAATCTTCAGTGACAGAGCAAAAAGAAGGTATGCTGTCCATAACTGAGACACACATGGTCACCATCGTCTCCAGTACAACCACAACAGTGACCCAATCTGATGTGGTGACAAAACCACAAGAGTCAACTGAAGCCTCTTCCAATGGGCCTACTGAGGTTCGCACAAGTGCCCAAGAAGTCTTCAGTGAAGCAAGCAAAGCCTCTTGTGCCACAATGTCAGATCTACCTAAATCTGATCTGCTTAAATCTGATCAGaaaaaggaggaagaagaagaagagacaaagaaagagaaagatcAGATGGAAATGAAagtggaggagaagaaagagagcaaAGTAGAGACCCTAAAGGAGGACAAGGAAATGCCAGAGCAAAAGGATAAGGAGAAGAaagagatggctggagagaaggAAAAGGTAGAGGAAAAGCAATTGGAGGAGAAAGacgggaaggaggaggagaagaaagaccAGGCTGATGAGGAGAGtgaaaaggagaaggagaggaaggagggagagaaagagaaagtagaGGATAAAAAAGCAGAGAAACCGGAAGAGAAGATGTCCGAAAGGAGAAGGAGTAGCTTATCTGACTGGGAACTCCTACAAGGGCCGGGCGCATGCCCAAGCGCCCCTCCAGGCTATGAAGAtgacagggaagaggaggaggaagtgtaCGAAAcggaagaagcagaagaagcagaGGAAGAATATGGCGAAGAAGAATGCGTAGCTCCAGGCCAGCCCACCCCTCTGTCCACAGCAGAACATGCCCACCATACAAAGGCATCTGCCAAAACAGATGGAGTATCCAGTCGTCCCACTGACCTGCATATGGAGGCTACCTCCTCGTCCCCCCCTAGTTACTCCTCATGTGAATACAAACACCGCAAAGGAGAAATCTCCCCATCCTTCATCAACCCCAGTCCACACACCCTCTCCAGTGATGATGGCGAAGAGGACAAAGGGAGCGACCACTCTCTTGAGGGGGATGAAGACGACCGCGAGCAACACTCGGTCAAGAGGAGGTCTCACAAGCAGAAGCGACATCTCACTCAATGTGGAGCTACTGGAGCAGGGGAGGGGTCGCAACCCGTTTCCATGCCTCCTGGTGGCATGGCAACTGGACTCGGGGTGGTGCTAGCTGGAGAGGAGACGCCCCCCACATCAGTGAGCGACTCATTAGCTTCGCAGTCTGACTCAGACGTACCTCCAGAGACCGAGGAGTGCCCGTCGATTACAGCAGAGGGAAACCTGGACTCAGACGAAGATGCAGAACACCTGCCGGTGGACAAACTATCTGCATCTGCCACCGGAGGGGGCCATCAACCCCCCTCGCCCAGATCAGCTGCGAAGGCCCACGACCCCATACCTGCCCCTATGAAGGACCCCCTCCCTCACCCGCCACACCCTGACGTGTGCATGGTGGACCCAGAGGCCCTCTCTAACGACCAGAGCAGCACGGAGAAACTTCTCAAGAAGGATCACAAGACAACCAAGAGCCTGCGGAAGGGCCTGGGCAAACCTAAGTCTGCGTCCCCAGCCCGGAAGGGGAAGAGGTCCACCACCCCTGTGAAGCAGACCTCCAAGGACTCCTCGCCTCGATCGGCCTCTCTGAGAAGGAGGGACACGGAAAGGAGCTCCAGGCTGACGCAGAAGTCCGAGGGCCTGGGATCCAAGGGGGACCTACACGCTCCAGGGAAAGGCCTGGTGAACGGCGTCAAGAGCAATTTGGGTAAAAAATAAAGAAGGTTGATATGACTCCATATTCAGTAGTAGAGGAAACTTGATAAACATCAAAGATGATAACAATGCAATAGGTTATAACCTTGAAGGGGAAAGGAAACACTTTAGGAAGTAAATCAGTTACAGCTAGCTGCTGTTCTAAATCCTAGTGTTTCTATTCCGCTTTAAATTTCAAAAATCATCCCCCAAAGGCTTGATgacacacacttccccattctAATTTACTCTTGATTTACATAGACATAGAAGTCTGAATCTCCACCCTCCCCCCATTCAAACATGGGAAAAGTCATTAGACATTCTAAAGTCATTAGTCATTCTAAAGTCATTAGACGTTCAAAAGTCATTAGACGTTCAAAAGTCATTAGACATTCTAAAGTCTAAAGTCATTAGCCATTCTAAAGTCATTAGTCATTCTAAAGTCATTAGTCATTCTAAAGTCATTAGACATTCTAAAGTCATTAGTCATCCTAAAGTCATTAGTCATTCTAAAATCATTAGACATTCTAAAGTCATTAGACGTTCAAATGTCATTAGTCATTCTAAAGTCATTAGTCATTCTAAAGTCATTCGACATTCTAAAGTCATTTGACATTCTAAAGTCATTAGACATTCTAAAGTCATTAAATGTTCAAAAGTCATTAGACGTTCAATAGTCATTAGATATTCTAAAGTCATTAGTCATTCTAAAGTCTAAAGTCATTCTAAAGTCTAAAGTCATTAGCCATTCTAAAGTCTAAAGTCATTAGTCATTCTAAAGTCATTAGTCATTCTAAAGTCATTAGCCATTCTAAAGTCATTAGTCATTCTAAAGTCATTAGACATTCTAAAGTCATTAGACATTCTAAAGTCATTAGACATTCTAAAGTCATTAGATATTCTAAAGTCTAAAGTCATTAGTCATTCTAAAGTCATTAGATATTCTAAAGTCTAAAGTCATTAGTCATTCTAAAGGCATTAGACATTCTAAAGTCATTAGTCATTCTAAAGGCATAAGTCATTCTAAAGTCATTAGACGTTCAATAGTCATTAGACATTCTAAAGAAGTCTAAAGTCATTAGTCATTCTAAAGTCTAAAGTCATTAGTCATTCTAAAGTCTAAAGTCATTAGTCATTCTAAATTCATTAGACATTCTAAAGTCTAAAGTCATTAGACATTCTAAAGTCTAAAGTCATTAGTCATTCCAAAGTCTAAAGTCATTAGTCATTCTAAAGTCATTAGACATTCTAAAGTCATTAGACGTTCAAAAGTCTTTAGACATTCTAAAGGCATAAGTCATTCTAAAATCTAAAGTCATTAGCCATTCTAAAGTCTTTAGTCATTCTAAAGTCATTAGACATTCTAAAGTCATTAGACATTCTAAAGTCATTAGATATTCTAAAGTCTAAAGTCATTAGTCATTCTAAAGTCATTAGATATTCTAAAGTCTAAAGTCATTAGTCATTCTAAAGTCTAAAGTAATTCTAAAGTCATTAGTCATTCTAAAGTCTAAAGTCATTAGTCATTCTAAAGTCTAAAGTAATTCTAAAGTCATTAGTCATTCTAAAGGCATTAGACTTTCTAAAGTCATTAATCCTTCTAAAGGCATTAGACATTCTAAAGTCATTAGTCATTCTAAAGTCATTAGACATTCTAAAGTCATTAGACATTCTAAAGTCATTAGTCATTCTAAAGTCATTAGATATTCTAAAGTCTAAAGTCATTAGTCATTCCAAAGTCTAAAGTCATTCTAAAGTCATTAGTCATTCTAAAGGCATTAGACATTCTAAAGTCATTAATCCTTCTAAAGGCATTAGACATTCTAAAGTCATTAGTCATTCTAAAGTCATTAGACATTCTAAAGTCATTAGTCATTCTAAAGTCATTAGACATTCTAAAGTCATTAGACATTCTAAAGTCTAAAGTCGTTAGCCATTCTAAAGTCATTAGCCATTCTAAAGTCTTTAGTCATTCTAAAGTCATTAGACATTCTAAAGTCATTAGACATTCTAAAGTCATTAGACGTTCAATAGTCATTAGAcattctaatataatataatataataataataataatataataatataataatatatgccatttagcagacgcttttatccaaagcgacttacagtcatgtgtgcatacattctacgtatgggtggtcccggggatcgaacccactaccctggcgttacaagcgccatgctctaccaactgagctacagaaggaagtcATTAGTCATTCTAAAGTCATTCGACATTCTAAAGTCATTCGACATTCTAAAGTCATTCGACATTCTAAAGTCATTCGACATTCTAAAGTCATTAGACATTCTAAAGTCATTAAATGTTCTAAAGTCATTAGACGTTCAATAGTCATTAGACATTCTAAAGTCATTAGATATTCTAAAGTCTAAAGTCATTCTAAAGTCTAAAGTCATTCTAAAGTCTAAAGTCATTAGCCATTCTAAAGTCTAAAGTCATTAGCCATTCTAAAGTCTAAAGTCATTAGCCATTCTAAAGTCATTAGCCATTCTAAAGTCATTAGCCATTCTAAAGTCATTAGACATTCTAAAGTCATTAGACATTCTAAAGTCATTAGACATTCTAAAGTCATTAGATATTCTAAAGTCTAAAGTCATTAGTCATTCTAAAGTCTAAAGTCATTAGTCATTCTAAAGTCATTAGATATTCTAAAGTCTAAAGTCATTAGTCATTCTAAAGTCATTAGATATTCTAAAGTCTAAAGTCATTAGTCATTCTAAAGTCTAAAGTCATTCTAAAGTCATTAGTCATTCTAAAGGCATTAGACATTCTAAAGTCATTAATCCTTCTAAAGGCATTAGACATTCTAAAGTCATTAGTCATTCTAAAGGCATAAGTCATTCTAAAGTCATTAGACGTTCAATAGTCATTAGACATTCTAAAGAAGTCTAAAGTCATTAGTCATTCTAAAGTCTAAAGTCATTAGTCATTCTAAAGTCTAAAGTCATTCTAAATTCATTAGACATTCTAAAGTCTAAAGTCATTAGTCATTCTAAAGT is a genomic window containing:
- the LOC124037516 gene encoding microtubule-associated protein 1B-like isoform X1 — its product is MEIPARGPLTAVLEEESISRLGSENRIQDLGEKRCRGPPFSQGNYYMLIVIGEIATDHQLQRARDHLERGIRSWDVSLKSCDLDHQLQLFVTRHSAQFSAEVRGQRTLRHKSDVLETVVLVNPSEDTVALEIQSLVTDSAGHKLLVLSGQNSDHGDLLLQSGVFTYQSFSQVFADPGVSDLLGEAAPEQRATLTVSCRAEVGWSSLGQQQHLREFLEYRLNPEPVLPKMEGVTEFTEYISETVDVPSPFDLLEPPTSGGFLKLSRPCCYVFPGGRGDSALFAVNGFNILVDGGSERKSCFWKLVRHLDRIDSILLTHIGADNLPGINGLLQRKIAEQEEEQSQGSASYSDWMKNLISPELGVIFFNVPEKLRMPESNLKVKRSIEEASLTLQYLNKLGIKPEPLCRLVSNPVEPLTLFHKMGVGKLDMYVLNPVKDSKEMQFFMQKWAGNSKAKTGIVLPNGKEGEISVPYLTSVTALVVWLPANPAEKIVRVLFPGNAPQNKILEGLEKLKHLDFLRYPVATQKDIASGAPPAVVKQTKLKQRTDSKESLKSSPKTTKSPKKEADDEVSVTTEAKSDSVKEGRKLVENEKPTKILKSKTDGPENKQLLKEKSLKKHSKERASKMDEKKDKEKKEIKHVKKDDAAKKEDKKKDPKVDKKKDTSKPEVRKMTKPDLKPLTPEVRKTLHRAKASSKPKTDKSKVKTAKAEPAEPKSEELSADTIQPEPLQNGAGEGMSASSTPEDLTKPPESAVETPAEESMTESPTQEEEKEQETVSQTPTGTKSPEKGAATAMGFETESQRKEDKLAQEHKEEFQAQDVDIYEDEGAAIEDDEVEEKEGLIAERKMVEEEEDMGIGEEEEEGEDNRLDRKHEVEEMEKAEKPTAMAKEESRRPSFQEEEEEDEDVVEKAELEEVEDLDVIADEEVKDKPEAGEKETSAKNWESKAVEQTAGAKEEDEEDEEGYISNVGGATADIVSTLQGAAAAEPISFIQDETIPGYSETEQTISDEEIHEEAEDRIPHLQYEVGTYDISVPDQTGSLDTIHRMKEMQAAAMADVTTKGFMSGQEQVSVFTNIMSAPLAEEELVSSATSITEYDKLSSFPTSIAEDQLVTPVTTPQTEETGKSSLVNDTVNIVPMAIPTEATHGKEHFHSAGTISPTSSLEDDKCLKSPPSEECLPVVSDVKTEDKVIKAHDEEEEEEDQTPNIDISLEKLQESFASPQMFQDRERDVEKLPASESRVSKPVQDLKLDQPPVDEEVELFKSKEDISTAVPTKPLSPPPSFSKPFRSDSVTSEGEERCFSPDDSTVKMASPTQSGPPSATHSPLHQSPVEEKTKGFPGLEHQTQEDIHDSATRTDDEDAKKDPEYNKENLDAAIQKESQRESDAPPSGEKSFEQDLAVTKVEEKDGLSASTDEIQQETTPLPSESVTRKDGLSASTDEIQQETTPLPSESVTRKDGLSASTDEIQQETTPLPSESVTRKDGLSASTDEIQQETTPLPSESVTRKDGLSASTDEIQQETAPLPSESVTRKDEVSLLGKESLREDISSGEAILGHSDEEDDDDHQEKESKACSKAKFPKEKESSFLDDDDGEDDDDDDDDDTSDVKPIKQDMKEKETEKVGTTEAEPIKEDTDLKVKEKCDIHEFEPIKEDKKVTEKVGATEAEPIKEDKKVTEKVCATEAEPIKEDKKVTEKVGATEAEPIKEDKKVTEKVGTTEAEPIKEDKKVTEKVGTTEAEPIKKVTEKVGATEAEPIKEDKKVTEKVGTTEAEPIKEDKKVTEKVGTTEAEPIKEDKKVTEKVGTTEAEPIKEDKKVTEKVGATEAEPIKEDKDTCGAELIKEKCEPLKEEKQKEIETILTSKDELSSCISTSKVEPASDSTTTQQIVQEKDTLVAEAMKDETKEKDTFDTEPIREDKIEKERDTLVSEPTKEEHREKQKGDTCMAESTQGENKENYNLFEIEVSQEENMEKEKDDTHVAGVSKEPKMENEQEKEDTSDFEDVKDEKDRDECYEAEPIKGEESEEDRDERYEAEPIREESEEDRDERYEAEPIREESEKDRDERYEAEPIREESEEDRDERYEAEPIREESEKDRDERYEAEPIKGEESEEDRDERYEAEPIREESEEDRDERYEAEPIREEREEDRDERYEAEPIKGEERAKENETADKVKDEKSKEETEKYDSHEIEPAKEEEEEMQEKDLREALQRTTQTRTVEKLEVTSATKLESTFQVQYSDGDEEEEEEDESICMTGAGSRPLSVEPRQSEHDIMSQHLHSTQPSENVLSDQTKDRHSEQTTGLVSSLPKREASPDKDIKEQHKEGQHRLSPELEKDTRTTETTSGPHLSQEPTIGFPTMKEDPVSAISTTKKEPVSDSITTDSQAISSTLSSTDSQAISSTLSSADSQAVSSTLSSTESQAVSSTLSSTESQAVSSTLSSTESQAVSSTLSSTDSQAVSSTLSSTDSQAVSSTLSSTDSQAVSSTLSSTDSQAVSSTLSSTDSQAVSSTLSSTDSQAVSSTLSSTDSQAVSSTLSSTESQAVSSTLSSTDSQAVSSTLSSTDSQAVSSTLSSTDSQAVSSTLSSTDSQAVSSTLSSTESQAVSSTLSSTESQAVSSTLSSTESQAVSSTLSSTESQAVSSTLSSTDSQAVSSTLSSTNSQAVSSTLSSTDSQDGVEESPQHETLLPSITTSKEASNTDEKAKHVSQKGEEKPGKEAERELETEREVASPGHTKPCSYFLLDKDSAKFPEEVGQIDATKADSASENVEGFDKMRTEKEAIGVGLQEENQGFGMSKYEPYEKPISKEEASDNKEDSEVSREFDQSAHIGVDDNRRTRQADAGAAEFDSEDEEKEEPLSFSSVDYTPPHFTESERSPSCSPSAFPEHNDKEKGQEEESDRKEGHATPHVENSFAYSETQDNKTTPAEPCSLPFNLKEDKPEKVEKDEMKDDAWSAPQTSTGETDKTGASPSIEEYLPVQSCRKETASLSWGQSNLGAQASATAMLFEDIPEKQTTEKEKDEPVKDKLDSSDSERGDSPSGRYSPAEKDMLPRQVSPKEKENQATDAPLAAYSGHLIDDNVLASEYTQIGSSITSKSTMGYSEREDTPDSVYKRLLVVGEDYDDDDDDDVDDEDDEDEDGEDAEEEEEEASDLDVEKGAREQSEKDICKTTSDDTTPSKLLVTEEEDKKALSPEPNLLKKEEPTHSMTTIFPPLVDTADSLLKNVVGASPLQSGSSTAIEPTGSGGYPSESSEFSEDSQLGLKEERFDSPDLSLPTKSSEDKHYNQGDNEAERQRSPDTASRKPEEAPSSYLPSASASLSTSHQFREEVESPVTVSSAPYRTDSEVASFEYSSFKDEDSSVKHSILSTSRVILKEEYLEASEKLTSTTTTTFSLTQVSPVLPTPAIDTIQQDTSSSHKMDKGQTSDTFHKLEGIVETKTMSAGASEPLSSQLSKPAETISTSRALFDVSPLQRADSPDRESQGSLDSKESYTLPCRIECQKSSVTEQKEGMLSITETHMVTIVSSTTTTVTQSDVVTKPQESTEASSNGPTEVRTSAQEVFSEASKASCATMSDLPKSDLLKSDQKKEEEEEETKKEKDQMEMKVEEKKESKVETLKEDKEMPEQKDKEKKEMAGEKEKVEEKQLEEKDGKEEEKKDQADEESEKEKERKEGEKEKVEDKKAEKPEEKMSERRRSSLSDWELLQGPGACPSAPPGYEDDREEEEEVYETEEAEEAEEEYGEEECVAPGQPTPLSTAEHAHHTKASAKTDGVSSRPTDLHMEATSSSPPSYSSCEYKHRKGEISPSFINPSPHTLSSDDGEEDKGSDHSLEGDEDDREQHSVKRRSHKQKRHLTQCGATGAGEGSQPVSMPPGGMATGLGVVLAGEETPPTSVSDSLASQSDSDVPPETEECPSITAEGNLDSDEDAEHLPVDKLSASATGGGHQPPSPRSAAKAHDPIPAPMKDPLPHPPHPDVCMVDPEALSNDQSSTEKLLKKDHKTTKSLRKGLGKPKSASPARKGKRSTTPVKQTSKDSSPRSASLRRRDTERSSRLTQKSEGLGSKGDLHAPGKGLVNGVKSNLGTNSQKSSSAVPPGPPIYVDLAYVPNHCSAKNVDQEFFKRVRAAYYVVSGNDPAGGEPSRGVLDALLEGKATWGSNLQVTLIPTHDTEVTRDWYQQTHEKQQDLNIMVLASSSTVVMQDESFPACKIEF